The genomic region AAGGTAGTAAGTCTACTTTATGTCCACACTTCGAGCAAGTTTTAAAGCCAGGGAACCAGCGATCAAGCTGAACGAAGTTACGCCCATACCAAGCAGCTTTGTAGGCCAGTTGACGCATCAACTCACCCCATGCTGCATCAGAAATCGCTCGCGCCAACTTCCGATTCTGGCCCATGTTTTTAACTGCCAGCGACTCCGCGACGATGGTTTGGTTTTCTCTCACCAATCGCGTCGTCAACTTGTGCAGAAAATCCTGACGGGCATCCCGAATCTGAGCATGAACACGAGCCACTTTAAGCCGTGCCTGATGTCGATTGCGAGAACCTTTGTGTTTGCGACTCAGCCTCTTCTGAGCACGTCTCAACTTTTGGTAGAACTTAGCAAAGTGCTTAGGGTTGGCAACTTTCTCACCGTCGCTAGTGGTGATCAGGTTGGTAATCCCCGCATCAATTCCAATGGCTTTATCCACCTTAGGCAATGGCTGAATCGCCTCGTCATTTATCAACAACGAAACACTCCAGCGGCCAGATGGGTCAAGCTTGACGGTGATCGTGGACGGCTCAGCACCTTTAGGCAAAGTGCGACTCCAGCGGATCGGCAATGGTTCAGAGCACTTAGCACTTGATGTTTAAGCCTTCGAGGATCTTAATAATGGCTTCTCCCATTGGCTGTCCTATAACGTTATAGGACGCTCGTCGAACGTCATGATCCATTTGCTTCAGCAAAGCGATCACAGCCTCAACAGGCTTTTCCAGTTCAGCAGACAGCAGTGCCAGTGCCCCCTCAACTTCCTCAATCGGGTTCAGTTCTTCGTGATGTTTGTTTTCAATGAGTTGTAACTTGAGGATTTTTTTGGGCTCAGGTTCATCAATAATCCGAACCGGAACTTCCGTCAACCCTGCAATTCCAGACGCACGATAGC from Trichocoleus sp. FACHB-46 harbors:
- a CDS encoding transposase codes for the protein MPIRWSRTLPKGAEPSTITVKLDPSGRWSVSLLINDEAIQPLPKVDKAIGIDAGITNLITTSDGEKVANPKHFAKFYQKLRRAQKRLSRKHKGSRNRHQARLKVARVHAQIRDARQDFLHKLTTRLVRENQTIVAESLAVKNMGQNRKLARAISDAAWGELMRQLAYKAAWYGRNFVQLDRWFPGFKTCSKCGHKVDLLPLNIREWDCPQCEAHHERDVNAALNHLAAGQAVLVCGATVRPEESKSRKAGARKQKPKS
- a CDS encoding ParB N-terminal domain-containing protein; this encodes MLEDLVVYESPERPGYYHLVFDERRYRASGIAGLTEVPVRIIDEPEPKKILKLQLIENKHHEELNPIEEVEGALALLSAELEKPVEAVIALLKQMDHDVRRASYNVIGQPMGEAIIKILEGLNIKC